The sequence gggagtacaggaggggactaagcatgcacccctgtgtggcacctgtgttgaggatcagtgtggcagatgtcacctacctttaccacctggggatcCAGGtgcagagtgaggtgtttagtcccagggtccttagcttagtgatgagctttgtgggcactatggtgttaaatgctgagatgtagtcaattaacagcattctcacataggtgttccttttgtccaggtaggaaagggcagtgtggaatgcgattaagattgcgtcatctgtgtatctgttggggcggtatgcaaattggtgtagggtttccgggatgatggtgctgtgagccattaccagcctttcaaagcacttcatggctatagatgtgagtgtacggggcagtagtcatttaggcaggttaccttggtgttcttggacatggactatggtggtctatttgaaacatgtaggtttttagactcggtcagggagaagttgaaaaCATCAATGAAGACACTTACCAGTTTTTCCACGCatactttgagtacacgtcctggtaatccatctggcacCTCAGCCttttgaatgttgacctgttgaaaGGTCTTACTctcatcggctacggagagagtgatcagtcatccggaacagccggtgctctcatgcatggttcagtgttgcttgcctcaacgTGAGCATGAAAGGCATTTAGCCCGTCTGCTAGGcttgcatcactgggcagctcgcagctgagTTTCCGattcttcctaaatctgtattgcTGTGAAAGCACACGTGTGAAATAGATAGGCAGAAGCCTGGGATTTTGTAATGTATACAAAAATGTTGTCTGTTAGTACTAGTAGCTTGTAGTCTATTTAAGGATGCATCAATGCAATATTGTCACACAACATTTTGACACAGACCAATGGAACAAAAGTAAACCAGAATTTGTAGGTTTAAAATATCTCACTGGTTACCAAGGTTGACCTATTTTAAGAAATGCCATTGGTTGGTGGATATAAAGTGTAAGATATTTGATAGGCTGATGCAGAATAAGCAGTTATCTGGTGAGGTTAGCATAGGGCTAACGTATGCCAGTTTATCTGATAGGACCAACAACATTGTACCTGGTGTTagactcattgttatatttatcctgataccagattcgaatttacgCAACACTAACACTGGTCCTATCACGTGCAAGTAAATTGACAATTGTAATTGGGTGACGCACATTTGAGACTTGAGAAGCTGTTTACTTTAACTGTTTCTAATGTTAGGAAGTATGGTCCCTCTGTGTTTTTAGAGACCTGGTCACCACAGTTGACTTCGGTCCTGGTTTTCCAGATGGCCTCGAGGCTCTGCTGGTTCACAGACTACCCAGTGGGATCTACATTGATCAATACCAACTTGCATCTCTGAAAGAGGACACTGGTTTACAGGTAAAAAATGACAATGACCATAGCATTATACAACCACAGTACAGAAAAGTACAGGATCAAATTATTATACCCAACTCCATCTGCCAATTCTGAGATCTATGTTAGGCCAAACCTAATACATGCTATGCTAAGTAACACATTTGATGATCTTTTCCTGTTAGGTGCTTTTGGGTTCAGCGGTTGACTTGGAGGCTCCAGCACACACATCTGAGGAATTCCTTGTTCTTGTGTATCCTGCTCTGGACCAAGGAATTCTCAAAGCAACACTCCCTATCCATGGCCGTTATCACAAGCCCTCTCTTGCAGGGAAGAGATTTGAACTTGTTGAAATTAAACTTCCAAAGCTAATACTCAGGACAGATACATGTGAGTTATCGTGTTTATACCTTTTACGCATAACCATACTTCCCAATTTCCTTCAGGGAGATTATGCCGTGTCTGTAAATAACATTAACCTTTGGTTATTGGAAGTGGACCAACTTATTTTATGGCAAATATGCTTGTTTTTACCATTATAActagtttttattttgttttaaggTACACAGCTAATTTCCTTCCCTCCTTACAAAATTGTGGACGCACCCTGCACTGTCCACAACTTAAGCATATGCCAATGGCTTGAGATCCAACAACTACAGGTAAATCTATCAGCCAATGACATTGTcgcatacactacatgaccaaaagtatgtggacaactgcttgtcaaacatctcatcccaaaattatgggcattaatatggggtTGGTCCCCCcagttgctgctataacagcctccactcttctgggaaggctttccactagatattggaacattgatgcggggacttgcttccattcagccacaagagcattagaggTTTTGCACTGATgttcgactgcgagccaggcctaatcacctgtgttccaattcatcccaaaggtgttcgatggggtttgaggttagggctctgtgcaggccagtcaagttcttccacactgatctcgacaaaccatttctggatggacctcgctttgtgcatgggggcattgtcatactgaaaccggaaagggccttccccaaactgttgccacaaagtcggaagcacagaatcgtcttgaatgacattgtatgctgtagcggtaatatttcccttcactggaactaaggggcctagaccaaaccattattcctgttccaccaaactttacagttggcattatggATTTGggtaggtagcattctcctgtaATCCGCCAAACCTCAATTAGTTTGTCCAGACAGCCAGCTGGtcaagcgtgattcatcactccagagaacgcgtttccactgccccagagtccaatggcggcgagctttacaacaATCCAGCCtttgcttggcattgcacatggtgacattaggcttgtgtgcggccatggaaacccttttcattattgtgctgacattgcttccagaggcattgTTACTCGGTAATaattgttgcaaccgaggacacacTATTTGTACGGCTCACAGAACGTTggtccattctgtgagcttgtgtggcctaccacttcgtggctgaacagttgttgctcctagacgttgccacataacaataacagcacttacagttcaccagggcagctctggcagggcagaaatttgacgaactgacttgttgaaaaattggcatcctatgacggtgccacgctgAAAATTACTGAGCTCCCTCAGTAAGGCCACTACAGCCAATGTTTTCCTATGGAGATTCCATGGCTGTGTGCACGATTTTATACACCAGTCAGCAACGgcaaatagccgaatccactcattttaaGGGCTGTCCgcatacatttgtgtgtgtgttttggtaacACTAAATTATGTTTGGAgtccacatttttttttactaggtaagtcagttaagaacaaattcttatttacaatgacggcctaccccggccaaacccggacgacgctgggccaattgtgcgccaccctatgggactcccaatcacggccggatgtgtaCATTCAATGTAGTATTGAATGTATCATTACTATCATACTTAGTAACTAACTTGTTTATTTTCAATAACAATGTTTCAAAACGTACCAACTGTGAATATGAAAATGACTTGAATCACCTTAtccaaatgtttatttatttttaggaGCAGGATCCTGTGAGTTTGGAGATACCACTTGGTGATGGGTCTCTGGTGGAGCCTGTGTGTGCTGGAACTCTGCTTGTCACGCTGCTGTGCTGTGTCATCCTTTCAAGAAGTATCTGGATGCATGGTGTTTTTTTAGACAATGTTATACTGATTTaataatgtactgtacagtaaGAAATCCCCAGGGATTAATTTGCAACTAGACTATTTAGCTTTTTTCCTTTTTTCCCAATGACATTAAATAATTGGCACACTGCTTCCATATGTTTTTGTGTCAAAGAACCGTTGATTGGATCCTTGAAAGTAATGTACCATACATTGACTCTGCTATAGGGTACTGTAGGCCTATAGACATGTAGAGTTGAACAACCTCAACCAAAATGCTGTTTGAACCTGGGTACCTTCACTAATAACTGTACTGCAGACAGGTTCTAATTTTTATCACCAGGAAAGTACACACAGAAGCAAATAAATTACCAGACGGATCTTGTCAATATGTAGTTGGTACCGTTTAATATAGTTGTAACACCCGTCGCTGGGGCGGTAGTTCCGCCTCCCCTTCGCCATAGTGGAATTATTCCCGGGACGAAAAGATTGAGGAAAAAATTATGTAGGGAACTGAACTATTGAAAACACAATGGATTACGCTGTGTAATTTATGCAAGCTCTACAGTAATATCATAACTCTTGTTTTACGTATGTACAAACGTTTTCATAGCGTCTACGGATTGGACCCAAGTTATATTCATGTTTCCTGTGGAGTCTTTCTGGTAAGTTGCGAGTCGCAGAACGTCATCAAATAAGTTAGTGCTTGTCCTCGGTACCGACAATCGCTATCTAGCTAATCAATGCATTTATGTTGCTTACCAAATTAACATGTGTATTATCAAGCATGGTTCGTTATTGTCTGGCATTCGCGCTACTGCACTTGGAGGACAAGCTTGCTAGCTAATTCACTCATGCACATTTCTGCTTTTCTAGCagtgctagctaacgttagaacTCTAATTACACATAGCTAAGTATCTAACTAGAGAAAAAAAACTCGGGTAACTGTTAGCCTAGCTAACCTGCTTTAATTAGCTTAGTTGAATAGCTAAAATAATTAGCACTAATATAATCGTGGAATCCGCTAAATAGTTAGGCCTAACGTCACTTGCAAGACGGACAGAGCATCTGATCTTTCACTGTGACTTTCTAATACACAGTTGGAAGTACTGAGGTAAAGACCGTTTCAGATTTGATATTCGCTCTTTCTAACCACTTGAGCCACATAATCCAAATAAGTGTCTTGATGTTGGAAAAATTGCGCACAACATTGCACAGGTCTTATTTTCAAGATTTGGACATTAATTCGCTTTCCAAAGCTCATAAACGTGGAAATGTGAGCAGCATTTTGTATTCCTAGTTGAATTTGTTAGGGAGTGTAAACAAAGTACAAACTACTTTTTTTCTTCCCAATTTCGTgttatcgctgcaactcctgtaggGACtcgagaggcaaaggtcgagagctgtGAGTCCTCCGAATcacaacccaaccaagtcgcactgcttcttgacacaatgcccacttaacccggtagccagccgcaccaatttgTCGGAGGAAACGCCTCTGACCGTGTCAGCATggcacaggagtcactagtgcacgatgggacaaggacatccctgccacagccaaacccggacgacaatGGGCCGATTGtatgccgccccatgggtctcccgatcgtggccggctgtgacagagcctggactcgaacccagaatctctaggaGCACAGCTACAGCTTAGACCACCACACAtttgaatttcaatagctccatgtgacctactgacttcaaggttcagaatgtacactcagtgggcctacacaatgcacaccctttagtttgtccattctCACATTTTGTATATGAATTTGTCAAACTTTCtgatttcaatagctccttggtcatgtgacctacttgacTCAAACAAGGTTGAGAATGCccactgactacccttctatattgaACATCTTCATCTCACATGATTTTACATACATTTTGAAAAATGTtacatttcaatagctccttggtcatgtgacttaCTGACCTCAAACTACTTTCAGAATGTACCATGGACTGGTGGAGCGGCGCCCAGTGTGGTAACATGACCGATCCCTGAGAAGCTGGTGGGAGCCCCGGGGAGAGTTTTCTTTGCAGGGTAGGGCGCCCTGGAATGGGTTCTCCCCAAGAGAGGGGCCCAAGTCCTGGAAAGCGGTGCGGTTCAGGCGGCATCCGTTGAGCTCTCGCTGGCCCTTGAAAATCCGGAGCAGTCGCTCCGTTGCCTTTCTTTCACCACCATTGGAAGTTTGTTGTGCAGTCTTTTGTGCAGAGAGGGGCTGCATGCGGGGGGTTGGGGGCCGAAGGCTGGACAGATGGGGGTTGGGTCAGGCAGTTGGTGGCGGCAACTCTGGACGCGCGCCGGTCCCTGTTCGCGCTGGGTCTCCGGCGAGTCTCCGGCGCCGAGCAGCTGATTTAGAGCGGGTGCGGACCAGAGAAATCCGTCTGCTTTAAGTAAAACAAAGCATCGCGAAGGCCGGAGGTGGGTGTTGATGTGATTTCTGCCCAGTGCTCTGAATGTCAAAGTGAAGAAATTCAATGAAGCACAGGTAAACTGCGGGAGGAACAATGACTCTCTTAAGGAGTGCTTAGCCTTAGTAAGGTAGATAATGAGGTATCCCTATAGCAGGGCTCTTCCAATCCCTCTCTATATGTCACCTGTTTTCTAGTGTCGCTAATGATGCAAACCAAGCGGGAGTTACCTCTGTACTAGTCCGTACGCGAAGAGAGTCCTGCAGATGGTGATGGCTGATGATTGTTAACGGAAGGTGGCAGTCAGTCCTGGACTATGGGGCTTTCGGTCAAGCATGACAATGTAAGGGCGGTTCCACCACACTCAATGTTTTGCTGCTGGGCTCTTGTAAACAAATCCTGACTTTGGCTTCCTGTCAATCAGAGAATGATGGCTCGAACGCATACCTGGCTTTGGCTGGGAGGGGTAGTTAAGTCCTGGGAGATGGCTGATGAAAGTGTACTACTGGCATCAGTCTGATCACAGAGCGGCTGTTGTGAAACGTTTAAACACACGTCCCCAGTATACTTAGCTAGCTCTAAACCGTGAAGGTTTGAATCGAATGCTGGCTTTGGCTGGATCCGCTAACGGTGGAGTACTAAATGGAGCGGGAATGTGCTTAGCGGTTATGGACACTGCCAGGTCTCAGGTCCGCCTGGGTGCGGGACTCTACACATTCTATGTGGGAGCTCTCCTCCATGCTCCTTGGAGCATGTAGTGGAGATGGCATGTGCCTTACCATTAGTTGACACTACCAAGCCTCAGGCTTGCCTCATTGCGGGACACCACACATTGGAGGTCTCTACGCTCACTAGACTCGAGGTGGAGACCAAACCCATTGGCCCGCATGGATCTGGCTCATGCCCTACGAAGTGGGGAGAGGTATCTCCAGCTCGTCTTGGGAGGGAGGCCTACATCTGATGTGGGTAGTACCATCCACGCCCATTGATTTGCTGTGGACCCATACAACGGACAGGTTCCCACTGGGCACTCATCACTGAATGTCAACTTGATGAAATTCAAAGGAGCGTACCCACCTGTCGCGGTCGCACTCAAGTCACCCAAGCACGGCTTCCGGTGACGCAACTTAGGAAATGGCTGCCTAGTTTTTCGTACTGCACATCAGTTGGGTATTTCCCCCCCTAAATTCAAGTATTTACTCTGAGCATTATAATAACTTACGCAAAAGGGGAAAATAGGAAAAGGCCGCAGAGCTACAACAGCCCGTAACAAGACAGCAGAATATATAATAGTTGATGAACCCGAAATGGCTAATGCTAGCGCAAATAAGATAGCAGCAGCAAAAGAGCGGGTCGTGAGGTGATAAGGAGGAATTGCACGAGGCGCTCACAGGCTTACGAGAGGAACTTCGAGAAGATGTAAGAAAATAACTAAATGAGTTCAAGAAGGACATTAACCAGAAACTGGAAGAAAACAAATTAGAACTTCACAGCATATCTGTGACAGAACTCAAAGGTTTCTCACGTCGAAACATTAGATTTTATAACTTAGTAGAGGGCGCAGAAAAATACTCTATGCCCAACTTCATGGAGGGTCTATTCAAGGGCATACTTGAAGACGACACTGACCTGGGAATCGAGAGAGCACACCGAGCTCTGGCCTCAAAACCCCCAGCGGCGCCCCACCAAGATCCATAGTAGTACGGTTCCTAAAATTCTCAGTCAAAGAGAAAGTCTTACATGCAACCTGGAAAAAGCCTGTTAACTTCCAAGGCCAACGAGTGTTCTTTGATCATGACTATGCGGGAGAGATACTGAAAAGGAAAGAATACACCTCCATTAAGAAAGCACTTAAAGAGAAGGGTATTCACTTCCAAACACCATACCCGGCAAAAATGCGGGTATTTCTGGAAAATGGCCCGGTTACATACGAGCATGCAGACGAGGCGGCTGAGGACCTGAAGTCAAGGGGCTTCCCAGTGGAGTATACCGCCAGGAGAAAGGCGACATCACCAGCGGAACGAGCAAGCTCTCCCATGGATCATTGTTGACAAGCAGGGTCATGGAGAAAGAGGGAAACCATCTCGACGAGAGGACGTTCACATCCGAGAGAGACTCAGGCATTTCCAACGGGAAGATGGAAGACGCTGAATCGGATTTAACAGAATTCATAGTTAACACGAGCTGTTAAGACTTTGGGTTGTTACGGTTGACATTACAATAGGTAAAATATATCCCCTATTTTCCCCCAATGCTGAAGAAGGGTGAGTAGCCAAAAGCACGTGTTCTTTACGAACACACTAAGTAGCGTCACGTTAATAACATATATATTAGCTAAGGATTAATGACACATTGACAACGGGGCGACAGAAGGGCATATCAAGGGGAGGATTTATGATATGCAAGCATGACCGATATATTTTTCACTTGTAATTAACCGATGTGTATAAGCGACGAAATTAGGCGCCCTGATTATTTTTGGTTCCACCAGGTCTTGTTTGTGACTACGTCAAGCATTTTCATATCTGAGCGAGGGGTCCCTCCAGCGGACAGGCTCATCCCCTCAAACCCCAGAGGCAAGAGACAGTCCTCTGACATGGGAGTCCAAATACCAAAGTATTTTCCCGCTTTGGTTTACTTTATTATCATTCTTGATTTTTTTTGTTCATTTTTAGGTTCATGATCAGCAGACAGATATTGTGCACAGGGTTTTTTATTTATATTGATGCATCATCGGGAATTTAAGGTCAtcagtctcaatgtaaacggactggggagtgacatcaagagaagtaaggtcatcagtctcaatgtaaacggactggggagtgccatcaagagaagtaaggtcatcagtctcaatgtaaacggactggggagtgccatcaagagaagtaaggtcatcagtctcaatgtaaacggactggggagtgccATCAAGAGATGTAAGGTcatcagtctcaatgtcaacggactggggagtgacatcaagagaagtaaggtcatcagtctcaatgtcaacggactggggagtgccgtcaagagaagtaaggtcatcagtctcaatgtaaacggactggggagtgacatcaagagaagtaaggtcataaGTCTCTATGTAAACGGCCTGGGaagtgacatcaagagaagtaaggtaaTAGCAAAGATGAAACAGGAGAGAGTTGACATACTATTCTGTCAGGAAACTCACTTATCCACACCTGAACACGAGAAACTCAAGAAAATGGGATATAGGAACACTTTTGCAAGGAAAAGGCCGCGGAGTTGCAATCTTTATCCCAAATTCAGTTAATTTTGAGTTTGTCAGAAATAAAAGACAAGGAGGGTAGATTTATACTTGTTAAATGTAAACTGGATAacaaggaagttacattatttaatgtatatgcacccccagggagtgacatggtctgcCAGGGGAAGGTGTTTGATTTAATTGCCACAGAAACCACTGGCACTCTTATCTGTGGAGGGGACTTTAACACAATTCTAAACTCAAAATTGGACAGCACAAACCAAAATAGGAAAATTAGCCTAGTTGCCAAATAGATCAATAGGATACTGCTGGATCTAGGACTGCTCAATGTATGGCGTTGACACCCACAAGACCGATAAGGAATAGACTTTTTGCTCAGCCCGCCACACTGAATACTCCTGGTTAGACTACTTTTTTATGTACAGTGCAGATAGACACAGGCTTAAGGATTGTAGGATCGGGCAGAGCGACTTATCAGATCATAATGGACTTTACCTAACTCTATACCTTGATAGCAAACCGAGAaatactacactgctcaaaaaaataaagggaacactaaaataacacatcctagatctgaatgaatgaaatattcttattaaatactttttctttacatagttgaatgtgctgacaacaaaatcacaaaaattatcaatggaaatcaaatttatcaacccatggaggtctggatttggagtcacactcaattaaagtggaaaaccacactacaggctgatccaactttgatgtaatgtccttaaaacaagtcaaaatgaagctcagtagtgtgtgtggcctccacgtgcctgtatgacctccctacaacacctgggcatgctcctgatgaggtggcggatggtctcttgAGGGatttcctcccagacctggactaaagcatccgccaactcctggacagtctgtggtgcaacgtggcgttggtggatggagcgagacatgatgtcccagatgtgctcaattggattcaggtctggggaacgggcgggccaatctatagcatcaatgccttcctcttgcaggaactgctgacacactccagccacatgaggtctagcattgtcttgcattagaaggaacccagggccaaccgcaccagcatatggtctcacaaggggtctgaggatctcatctgtgaagagcacagggcgccagtggcgattttaccaatcttggtgttctctggcaaatgccaaacgtcttgcacggtgttgggctgtaagcacaatccCCACCcttggacgttgggccctcataccaccctcatggagtctgtttctgaccgtttgagcaggcacatgcacatttgtggcctgctggaggtcattttgcagggcaaAAGGCGGAgatagtggtcctgctgctgggttgttgcccttctacggcctcctccacgtctcctgatgtactggcctgtctcctggtagcgcctccatgctctggacactacgctgacagacacagcaaaccttcttgccacagctcgcattgatgttccatcctggatgagctgcactacctgagccacttgtgtgggttgtagactccgtctcttgctaccactagagtgaaatcaccgccagcattcaaagtgaccaaaacatcagccaggaagcataggaactgagaagtggtctgtggtcaccacctgcagaaccactcctttattgggggtgtcttgcgaATTGCCTAaaatgtgaaatttattgtcaatcagtgttgattcctaagtggacagtttgatttcacagaagtgtgattgacttggagttacattgtgttgtttaaatgttccctttatttttttgagcaatgTATATGGAGACTTAATACAAGCATGCTGAATGATCCAGCATTCAAGGAATCAATAAAGACAGAATTGAACATCTATCTGGAGAATAATGATAATGGGGAAGTATCTCCTGCTATATTGTGGGATGCAGCTAAGGAGGTTATTAGAGGGAAGATCATAGCCACATCTCTCAAGAAAAAGATTAAAGCACAGAAACTGCTGAAATTACAGGAAACCCTAAGAAACTTAGAACCATCTCGTAGTCAATACAAATACCCTCTTATATTACGAGAAATTCAAAAGGTAAAACAGGAGATTGACCAGATTTATAGATAAGAAGTAGAGAAATAACAATATTATGAAGCAGGCTCAAAGGCAACCAAATTACTTGCATGGAGACTCAGGAAACAAGAAGCACAGAATaccattttcaaaataaaagaccCCAAAACAAAAAAGATCACATGCAAATTAGATGAAATACAGAATGCATTTGAATCATATTACACAAATCTGTACAAGCAACCAGAGAAGGCAGATGCACAGACAATAGAGCACTTTTTGAACTCACTTGATCTCCCCTCAATTGGGACAGAGCAAAATGATAGACTAACTTTAGAAATATCCACCGAAGAAATTAATAAAGCAATATCTCAACAAAAAGTCAAGTCTCCAGGCACTGATGGCTTCCCTTCAGAATGGTTCAAGACGTTCAGAGAACAATTAACACCTCTACTTAAGGCCTGTTTTAACTGGACTCTGAGGGAGGGGGGTCTCCCACCGTCATGGAGAGAGGCCATCATATCAGTAATCCCAAAAGAGGGTAAAGATAAGAATGTAGTTCAAATAGACCTATCGAAATTCTTAACACCGATTATAAACTATATGCATCAATCATAGCCAAAAGAATGGAGAACATAATCCCAGAATTGATTGATGGAGATCAAACTGGTTTCACACAAAATAGGCAGACACAGGACAATATAAGGAGAACACTACATGTCATGGACCGCATTAATCAGAATAAGTGCAATATTAATCAGCCTAGATGcagaaaaagcatttgattcagtGGGATGGGATTACCTATTCCAAGTTATGGAAAGATTTGGTTTCAACAAAGTGATACAGTGCATCAAAACACTGTATTCATGTCCGGCCGCTAGAATAAAGATAAAATGGACATTTGACACGAACGCTAAAATTAGAGCGAGGGGCAAGACAAGGCTGTAATCTTTCACCGACGCTCTTCTCCTTGTACCTCGAACCATTAGCACAGGCAATAAGACAGGACCCAACCTTAGAGGGAATAACAATAAGAGGCAGTGAACATAAGATatgcatgtatgctgatgacgttCTGTTATTCCTTAAAGACCCAGGCTGAAGTGTACCTAGATTGATGGA is a genomic window of Oncorhynchus nerka isolate Pitt River linkage group LG24, Oner_Uvic_2.0, whole genome shotgun sequence containing:
- the pigx gene encoding phosphatidylinositol-glycan biosynthesis class X protein isoform X2, with translation MASTFVHNENSCGLSMTWLETVSVTMDVSKNGFHRDLVTTVDFGPGFPDGLEALLVHRLPSGIYIDQYQLASLKEDTGLQVLLGSAVDLEAPAHTSEEFLVLVYPALDQGILKATLPIHGRYHKPSLAGKRFELVEIKLPKLILRTDTCTQLISFPPYKIVDAPCTVHNLSICQWLEIQQLQEQDPVSLEIPLGDGSLVEPVCAGTLLVTLLCCVILSRSIWMHGVFLDNVILI
- the pigx gene encoding phosphatidylinositol-glycan biosynthesis class X protein isoform X3 — translated: MTWLETVSVTMDVSKNGFHRDLVTTVDFGPGFPDGLEALLVHRLPSGIYIDQYQLASLKEDTGLQVLLGSAVDLEAPAHTSEEFLVLVYPALDQGILKATLPIHGRYHKPSLAGKRFELVEIKLPKLILRTDTCTQLISFPPYKIVDAPCTVHNLSICQWLEIQQLQEQDPVSLEIPLGDGSLVEPVCAGTLLVTLLCCVILSRSIWMHGVFLDNVILI
- the pigx gene encoding phosphatidylinositol-glycan biosynthesis class X protein isoform X1; translated protein: MFVFFSTCTVYLVLFGSTQADENSCGLSMTWLETVSVTMDVSKNGFHRDLVTTVDFGPGFPDGLEALLVHRLPSGIYIDQYQLASLKEDTGLQVLLGSAVDLEAPAHTSEEFLVLVYPALDQGILKATLPIHGRYHKPSLAGKRFELVEIKLPKLILRTDTCTQLISFPPYKIVDAPCTVHNLSICQWLEIQQLQEQDPVSLEIPLGDGSLVEPVCAGTLLVTLLCCVILSRSIWMHGVFLDNVILI